The region GTATGTCAAGACTACTGTTGTCCGCAGGTTTGTAAGGAATAAGGTTGAGTGGGTACTTGATAAACGAAAATATTTCCTCGAAATGGCACGGAAATATCCACCCAAAGAATTTAAAAATGGCGAGACTTTTCCCTTACACGGGCACAATTTTCGACTTAAAATTGTTAAAGTACCTGAACTCCATAAGTCCCGTTTTAAGATTGAAGGGAAAAGATTAGTTATTTTTGTTGACTGGCAGGCGGGCAAAGAACAAAGAGAAATTATGCAAGAAGCCATCCGGAACTGGTATACCGGTCACACAGAAAAAAAGCTCAATATTCTCATAAAAAAGTATGCCCCCTATCTGAATGTTTTACCAATAAAAATAAAGGTGGTTGATCAGACAAGCAGATGGGCAAGCTGTTCAAAAACAGGGATTTTAAGATTCAACTGGCGTCTTTCAGCCATGCCGGTATCGGTCTTTGAATACATTGTGGTACATGAGCTTTGCCATCTTAAAGTGCATGACCATTCTACGCAATTCTGGAGGACTGTAAAATCCATTCTGCCGGATTATGAGAACAGCCGTAACTGGCTTAGAGAAAACGGTATTAAAATCGCTTTGATGTTTTAGAGAATAGCCAGAAATCCCCCGAGCTTTTAATCTCGAGAATCGAGCGTAAGATACATAGTTTTATTTTGCAGAGAATTTACAAAGGAATAAGCATGGCTGAGGCGGAGTTATTTTGCCAAATTGGCCTCATTTATGTAGCATAACTGCTTCTGAAGCTACTATCTGCACGCCTAGAAAGAATTGGGGGTAGGGCTACACACTTGACTCAGGTATTCAGCTGATAGGTAAACTAGGGGTCAGCACTTGACAGGCTGTTGAAAAACTAAGTATTTTCGAAGCAATTTAATCCATCAAATTGCATTCTGTTAATATTTTGGGTTAACCGGCAAAATAAATCCGCTAATCCAATCATCGGAGATGAAAGAAAGGGCTTTTTTACCTCCATTCCTTCCTTTTGAGGCCATCTCCTTGAGAGCATTTTAACCATTCTCTTAATATTCTGTGCTGCAGCAGTCATTAATATCTGTTCTCTAACAAATTCAGCGCCTCGAAACTTAGCCCTCCTCAGTCCCATAAACTC is a window of Deltaproteobacteria bacterium DNA encoding:
- a CDS encoding M48 family metallopeptidase gives rise to the protein MPYIIHKGNALHFSLRISQRRKTIALRISRNGSVAVTAPSYVKTTVVRRFVRNKVEWVLDKRKYFLEMARKYPPKEFKNGETFPLHGHNFRLKIVKVPELHKSRFKIEGKRLVIFVDWQAGKEQREIMQEAIRNWYTGHTEKKLNILIKKYAPYLNVLPIKIKVVDQTSRWASCSKTGILRFNWRLSAMPVSVFEYIVVHELCHLKVHDHSTQFWRTVKSILPDYENSRNWLRENGIKIALMF